One genomic region from Actinocatenispora thailandica encodes:
- a CDS encoding sugar phosphate nucleotidyltransferase — translation MIDVVIMCGGRGTRLKPATETQPKSLLQVGDRPMIDHLIGHFLGYGCRRFVMCLGYRAEAIRAHFQARAGSSPVVRSDRAVQMAVADGVPFTVVLADTGLDTPTGGRLKRAEPYIGSDSFIVAYGDVLSDVDLTELHGFHTRQRRLATVTAARPTSPFGHLVMGDDDAVSAFLEKPKLNEWVNIGFAVLERRVLHRLSVNSPQLEAGLLPEVAAEGQLSAFRHHGMFEPMDSYADYTRLNEMCRRGELDLFKGPTVTAGQQWQPSSAGLRGA, via the coding sequence GTGATAGATGTCGTCATCATGTGCGGCGGCCGAGGCACGCGGCTCAAGCCTGCCACCGAGACCCAACCCAAGTCCCTGCTGCAGGTCGGCGACCGGCCGATGATCGACCATCTGATCGGGCATTTCCTCGGGTACGGCTGCCGCAGGTTCGTCATGTGCCTGGGCTACCGCGCCGAAGCCATCCGGGCTCACTTCCAAGCCCGCGCCGGCAGTAGCCCGGTCGTCCGGTCCGATCGGGCAGTGCAGATGGCCGTCGCCGACGGTGTTCCGTTCACCGTCGTGCTCGCGGACACCGGTCTGGACACTCCGACGGGCGGACGCCTCAAGCGCGCAGAGCCGTACATCGGCAGCGACTCGTTCATCGTCGCGTACGGGGACGTGCTCAGTGATGTTGACCTGACGGAGCTGCACGGGTTTCACACGCGCCAGCGCCGCCTGGCGACCGTGACCGCCGCTCGTCCGACGTCACCGTTCGGTCACCTCGTCATGGGAGACGACGACGCGGTATCGGCGTTCCTCGAAAAGCCTAAGCTCAACGAGTGGGTGAATATCGGCTTCGCGGTGCTCGAGCGTCGCGTGCTGCACCGACTCAGCGTCAACTCACCACAGCTGGAGGCGGGTTTATTGCCGGAAGTGGCAGCGGAGGGCCAGCTTTCGGCGTTCCGGCATCATGGCATGTTCGAGCCGATGGACAGCTATGCTGACTACACGCGTCTCAACGAGATGTGCCGGCGCGGTGAGCTGGATCTGTTCAAGGGGCCGACAGTGACGGCCGGGCAGCAGTGGCAACCGTCGTCGGCCGGACTACGCGGCGCGTAG
- a CDS encoding MbtH family protein, whose product MLDGPAGATGFDDESGWFFVVVNAEEQYSIWPGQLSLPSGWQEAGHRGDRASCLAYIDEVWTDLRPLSLRQQIAD is encoded by the coding sequence ATGCTTGACGGACCGGCAGGGGCCACCGGCTTTGACGACGAGAGTGGTTGGTTTTTCGTCGTGGTCAACGCGGAGGAGCAGTACTCGATCTGGCCGGGCCAATTGTCGTTGCCTTCGGGATGGCAGGAAGCCGGTCACCGGGGCGATCGCGCGTCTTGTTTGGCGTATATCGACGAGGTCTGGACCGATCTGCGTCCACTGAGTTTGCGCCAGCAGATAGCGGATTGA
- a CDS encoding NAD-dependent epimerase/dehydratase family protein: MAPQDSDLRIVVTGNLGYVGSVLTPRLRAAGHDVLGLDVGLFKDCTLGPAPDDGGRCLDVRDVTPADLDGADVVIHLAGLSNDPLGDIDPELTTRINTDATVRLAEAAKRAGVRRFLFSSSCSIYGAAKPGRLLDECSELNPLSWYADSKLRAEGALGSLADETFSPVFLRSGTAYGYSPRLRTDLVINDLTAQAVLTGEITVRSDGTAWRPFVHVEDIAAAFVALLRVPREATHARAFNVGQTAENYQIRDVARIVAEAVPGSRMTIAGTTNPDSRDYRVSCERITSEVPAFRARWSARDGIEQLVRGYRRFGIRREDAEGPRFQRLKLIRALQNTGRLDGQLRVAG; encoded by the coding sequence ATGGCACCCCAGGACTCGGATTTGCGAATCGTTGTCACTGGCAACCTCGGCTACGTCGGCAGCGTTCTTACTCCTCGCCTACGGGCGGCCGGTCACGACGTGCTGGGACTGGATGTGGGACTGTTCAAGGACTGCACGCTAGGGCCGGCGCCCGATGACGGTGGGCGGTGCCTCGACGTGCGCGACGTGACGCCGGCTGATCTCGACGGGGCGGACGTTGTGATCCATCTTGCCGGGCTGAGCAACGACCCGCTCGGCGACATTGACCCGGAGTTGACTACCCGGATCAACACTGATGCCACGGTGCGGCTCGCAGAGGCGGCCAAGCGGGCGGGTGTCCGTCGCTTCTTGTTCTCCTCCTCGTGCTCGATCTACGGAGCGGCCAAACCAGGTCGTCTGCTGGATGAGTGCTCCGAACTGAACCCGCTGTCATGGTATGCCGATTCGAAGCTGCGGGCGGAAGGTGCGCTCGGCAGCCTCGCGGATGAAACGTTCAGCCCGGTGTTCCTCCGCAGCGGTACCGCATACGGCTACTCGCCGAGGCTGCGCACCGACCTCGTCATCAACGACCTGACGGCTCAGGCCGTGCTGACCGGAGAGATCACGGTCCGGTCCGATGGCACGGCTTGGCGCCCCTTCGTGCACGTCGAGGACATCGCGGCAGCTTTCGTGGCCCTGCTGAGGGTTCCGCGAGAGGCCACTCACGCGCGTGCTTTCAACGTCGGGCAGACCGCGGAAAACTATCAGATCCGGGATGTGGCCCGGATTGTGGCGGAGGCGGTGCCGGGCAGCCGGATGACCATCGCCGGCACGACGAATCCCGACAGTCGCGACTACCGGGTGTCCTGCGAGCGCATTACGAGCGAGGTGCCGGCCTTTCGTGCGCGATGGAGCGCCAGAGATGGGATCGAGCAGCTCGTCCGGGGGTACCGCCGATTCGGTATTCGCCGAGAGGACGCAGAGGGGCCACGTTTTCAACGGCTGAAGCTCATTCGGGCGCTCCAGAACACCGGACGCCTTGACGGGCAGCTTCGTGTGGCAGGCTGA
- the panD gene encoding aspartate 1-decarboxylase, translating into MYRSMLKSKIHRATVTQADLNYIGSLTVDAELMKKANLLPGEHVHVVDVTNGARLETYVIEGQAGSGVIGINGAAAHLISPGDLVIIIRYAAMPDDEALSYAPTVVFVDERNRLVDRYQALDR; encoded by the coding sequence ATGTACCGGAGCATGCTGAAGTCCAAGATTCATCGCGCCACTGTCACGCAGGCGGACCTCAATTACATCGGTTCCCTGACGGTTGACGCGGAGCTGATGAAGAAGGCCAATCTCCTGCCCGGCGAACACGTGCACGTCGTGGACGTCACCAACGGGGCCCGGCTGGAGACGTATGTCATCGAGGGTCAGGCCGGCTCGGGTGTCATCGGCATCAATGGCGCGGCCGCCCACCTGATCAGCCCGGGTGACCTGGTCATCATCATCAGGTATGCGGCAATGCCCGACGACGAGGCGCTGTCCTACGCTCCGACCGTCGTCTTCGTGGACGAACGCAACCGGTTGGTGGACCGCTACCAGGCACTCGACCGCTGA
- a CDS encoding class I SAM-dependent methyltransferase, which translates to MAADVIVLAEVKHMDGSHTIDGSARTRLARRLAQRQSRRAPDGQDHREPESPGPLMARDNSTGAFYDVVTSRLDSTPVGRWALFLNLGYADGPDDRACVDLPRNTLDRASVKLVLELIGDCTMDGRRVLDVGSGRGGTVSALLNYFNPAIAVGIDLSPAAAAFSRRAVTDRRAGFSVGDAQRLPFSSGSFDVVTNVESSHCYPDRRRFYAEVRRVLCDGGTFLYSDLLDTATLDNHLAGLRELGLALQLDRDITANVLASCGRIAERRLQSFGTEDDAARDFLSAPGSPTYEALRTGQKTFFIWRLRAA; encoded by the coding sequence ATGGCTGCGGACGTGATTGTGCTTGCCGAGGTGAAACACATGGATGGGTCTCACACGATAGACGGCTCGGCGCGCACCCGCCTCGCGCGGCGACTGGCGCAGCGGCAGTCGAGGCGGGCACCGGACGGCCAGGACCATCGCGAACCCGAGTCCCCTGGACCGCTGATGGCCCGGGACAACAGCACCGGCGCGTTCTACGACGTGGTCACTTCGCGTCTGGACAGCACACCGGTCGGCCGATGGGCACTGTTTCTCAACCTCGGTTACGCGGACGGCCCGGACGACCGCGCATGCGTGGACCTGCCACGAAACACGCTCGACCGGGCCTCGGTCAAGCTCGTACTGGAGCTCATCGGCGACTGCACCATGGACGGCCGACGGGTGCTCGACGTCGGGTCCGGGCGCGGTGGGACGGTCAGCGCGCTCCTCAACTATTTCAACCCTGCGATCGCCGTCGGTATTGATCTGTCACCGGCAGCAGCGGCGTTCAGCCGACGAGCGGTCACGGATCGCCGCGCCGGGTTCTCGGTCGGCGACGCCCAACGCTTACCGTTTTCCTCCGGCTCGTTCGACGTCGTCACCAACGTGGAGTCATCGCATTGCTACCCCGACAGGCGTCGCTTCTACGCCGAGGTACGAAGGGTGCTCTGCGACGGCGGCACCTTTCTCTACAGCGATCTGCTGGACACCGCAACGTTGGATAATCACCTTGCTGGGTTGCGTGAGCTAGGTCTTGCGCTGCAACTCGACCGCGACATCACCGCGAACGTGCTCGCGTCGTGTGGCCGGATCGCCGAACGAAGGCTACAGTCGTTCGGTACCGAAGACGACGCTGCCCGGGACTTTCTCTCGGCCCCCGGTTCGCCCACCTACGAGGCCCTGCGCACCGGACAGAAGACGTTTTTCATCTGGCGGCTACGCGCCGCGTAG
- a CDS encoding non-ribosomal peptide synthetase: MDTHTGDVRAALAEQLRHGREAPAGRAGVEFVPGALSPSEQRIWFVDQSADTMGSLNTHLARRLSGSLDVAALRASIEVLCSRHEPLRSTYAEHDGEPHRVPYDRPPMFEVRDLRGRPEDAMELVSAEVQREFALASEPPLRTMLLRIADDEHILVFTVHHIAFDGTSVAVLVREIRALYTRELLHVEAQLPELKLPYAEVVAQQRERGENPADAAYWGEQLAGAPALTAFPGDRPRPAKQSYHGATRTFTIDAETAAGLSDLGRTRSATRFMVLYGSFATLLSRYGAGGDVVIGAPIANRTASGLDDLIGCFVNLLPLRLRVDMRESFEELLDRTRTMCLDAYAHQAIRFERLVRLAGLERSADRHPLFQTMLVLQPGAEARLDLPGLAETALVVPTSHSQLDVTVTVIEESASLHGFVEFSTDLFDPPAIDRLIGHWQQLLRAAVERPTVPVGELALMNGSERAELAGWQCGGDVLRAPGGLHELVAREAARRPDAVAVVAADGRLSFGELEQRAAGIAGALADNGVRRGDVVAVVLERCTDLVAALYGVLKAGAAFLPITPGEPAERSAAMLTESAAVAVVTHTRHVPAGVSPAALVLLDDQLSPPPADFVAVACRDADAAYVLYTSGSTGGPKGAVNTHGGIVNRLLWMRDTYGIGADDRVLHKTPISFDVSIWEVFLPLICGATLVMARPDGHRDPQYLLSFIAEQSITVTHFVPSMLREFVAQPGLDRCAALRQVFCSGEVLPADLSRALGAELPVRLHNLYGPTEAAIDVTAWECGPLDGATVPIGRPIAGVRALVLDERMRPTPCGVRGELYLGGVALARGYLGLSGLTAARFVPDPGGNGERLYRTGDRARWRPDGSLEFCGRLDDQLKIRGVRIEPVEVEAVIAGFDGVAACAVAGRALDGIDRLVAFVVMEGGTSVDIDALRRFIRGQLPDGMAPSVFSTVAALPLTNSGKLDRAALSTMEVAPVSASGDGREPRTATERIVAQVWREVLRAPDVGVDDSFFDLGGHSLLLTGVLAKLREHFPRVPPVRVFFEDPTVAGLALAITRMMADAASPDLIQRLLKEAAGESPRGCGVLRERPAPVVDVTDPVAALMSGADSANDNPGIITTFVMPTCDRVAAFERGLSSYIANAERHRRSVEFAVLDNSAEAVTRARYRELLSSMAARTGRTIRYAGFEEKHAWAERLARETDVPREVIVHALLGHRDGTFSNGGNVNSWLLDTVGEMVMSADDDTICDLFMPPGASADAVAVRLGVPDSNWAFGSREEMFAAIEPVDVDLLAAQEAMLGRSPAGFAAGLRDRNMPIEVQRLDPALVGGAPGVHGRVAVTVPSLVGDCGWASPSPYLRLEGDSFTRLTRDEATYRQACTSRLNLRFVDRPTFAGRVGSFMNTFYGLDNRDIAMPNLPSARGNDTVSGATATACMPGAYFGHVPLAIRHEPMERRRFWPGEVVRSASGVDFSSVLVALVQAWEADDVMLTDAGRMRALGRHLGDLARSPEPEFHAEVERVVRARAEAELAEMETRLAAGGPRFWTADLASYLRVRRESMERQEFTVPLDLLVDHGLQRARELTQEFVAQFGDLLRHWPALVDGARRLRQAGVRLSVVCDGAA; encoded by the coding sequence ATGGACACCCACACCGGCGATGTGCGCGCGGCCCTCGCGGAACAGCTGCGGCACGGCCGTGAAGCTCCGGCCGGCCGCGCCGGCGTCGAGTTCGTGCCAGGCGCGCTGTCGCCGTCCGAGCAACGGATCTGGTTCGTCGACCAAAGCGCCGACACCATGGGTTCGCTGAATACACATCTCGCTCGTCGGCTCAGCGGCTCGCTCGATGTCGCGGCGTTGCGCGCGAGCATCGAGGTGTTGTGTTCCCGCCACGAGCCGCTGCGGTCGACGTACGCCGAGCACGACGGCGAACCGCATCGGGTGCCCTACGACCGGCCGCCGATGTTCGAGGTCCGGGACCTGCGCGGTCGTCCTGAGGATGCGATGGAGCTCGTGTCTGCCGAGGTGCAGCGTGAGTTCGCACTCGCGTCCGAGCCGCCGCTGCGCACGATGCTGCTCCGCATCGCAGACGACGAACATATCCTGGTGTTCACCGTGCACCACATCGCGTTCGACGGCACATCGGTCGCTGTGTTGGTCCGGGAGATTCGGGCGCTGTACACGAGGGAACTGCTCCATGTGGAGGCCCAACTGCCGGAGCTCAAGCTGCCGTACGCCGAGGTCGTGGCGCAGCAGCGTGAGCGCGGCGAGAACCCGGCGGATGCGGCGTACTGGGGGGAACAGCTCGCGGGTGCACCCGCTCTCACCGCGTTTCCTGGCGACCGACCCCGTCCAGCGAAGCAGTCCTACCACGGTGCGACCCGGACCTTCACAATCGACGCAGAGACCGCCGCCGGCCTGTCGGATCTCGGTCGAACCCGGTCGGCAACGCGATTCATGGTGCTGTACGGATCGTTCGCGACGCTCCTCTCCCGGTACGGTGCGGGTGGTGACGTCGTCATCGGCGCGCCAATCGCCAACCGGACGGCGTCCGGACTCGACGACCTGATCGGGTGCTTCGTCAACCTGCTCCCGCTGCGTCTGCGGGTGGACATGAGGGAGTCGTTCGAGGAGCTGTTGGATCGGACCCGCACCATGTGCCTCGACGCGTACGCGCATCAGGCCATCCGCTTCGAGCGACTCGTTAGACTTGCCGGCTTGGAGCGCAGCGCCGATCGGCACCCGCTGTTCCAGACGATGCTGGTGCTGCAACCCGGAGCAGAAGCGCGTCTCGACCTACCTGGTCTCGCGGAGACCGCGTTGGTGGTGCCGACCTCGCACAGCCAACTCGATGTGACGGTGACGGTCATCGAGGAGTCGGCGAGTCTTCATGGTTTCGTCGAGTTCAGCACCGACCTGTTCGATCCGCCCGCCATCGACCGGTTGATCGGGCATTGGCAGCAGCTGCTGCGTGCGGCGGTCGAGCGACCGACCGTGCCTGTCGGCGAGCTCGCGTTGATGAATGGGTCGGAGCGTGCCGAGCTAGCCGGTTGGCAGTGCGGCGGCGATGTGCTGCGCGCGCCGGGTGGTCTGCACGAGTTGGTCGCCCGGGAGGCGGCGCGGCGGCCGGACGCCGTCGCGGTGGTCGCTGCTGACGGCCGTCTCTCGTTCGGGGAACTGGAGCAGCGTGCCGCCGGCATCGCCGGCGCGCTTGCCGATAACGGCGTGAGGCGTGGTGATGTGGTCGCGGTCGTGCTGGAGCGCTGCACCGACCTGGTAGCCGCGTTGTACGGCGTTCTCAAAGCCGGGGCCGCGTTCCTGCCGATCACGCCGGGCGAGCCAGCCGAGCGGTCCGCGGCCATGCTCACCGAATCCGCCGCTGTCGCGGTCGTCACGCATACCCGGCATGTCCCAGCCGGTGTGTCGCCCGCCGCCCTGGTGCTTCTCGACGACCAGTTGTCCCCGCCACCGGCTGACTTCGTGGCGGTGGCGTGTCGTGATGCGGACGCGGCATATGTGCTTTACACCTCCGGCTCGACCGGCGGTCCGAAGGGCGCGGTCAACACTCATGGCGGCATCGTCAACCGGCTGCTGTGGATGCGCGACACGTACGGCATCGGCGCGGATGATCGCGTCCTGCACAAAACGCCGATTTCGTTCGACGTCTCGATCTGGGAGGTCTTCCTCCCGTTGATCTGCGGGGCGACCCTGGTGATGGCAAGGCCCGACGGCCACCGCGACCCCCAGTACCTGCTGTCATTCATCGCCGAACAGTCGATCACGGTCACCCACTTCGTGCCGTCGATGCTGCGCGAATTCGTGGCTCAACCCGGACTTGACCGCTGCGCCGCACTGCGGCAGGTGTTCTGCAGCGGCGAGGTGCTGCCGGCGGACCTGAGCCGGGCTCTGGGCGCCGAGCTGCCGGTGCGGCTGCACAACCTATACGGCCCGACCGAGGCGGCGATCGACGTGACGGCCTGGGAGTGCGGGCCGCTGGACGGCGCCACGGTGCCCATCGGACGGCCGATAGCGGGCGTGCGCGCGTTGGTCCTCGACGAACGCATGCGCCCGACGCCGTGTGGCGTCCGTGGCGAGCTGTACCTCGGCGGGGTCGCGTTGGCGCGGGGATACCTGGGCCTCAGCGGTCTCACCGCGGCCCGGTTTGTGCCGGATCCCGGAGGCAATGGTGAGCGGCTCTACCGGACGGGTGACCGTGCCCGGTGGCGACCGGACGGCTCATTGGAGTTCTGCGGTCGACTCGACGATCAGCTCAAGATTCGCGGCGTGCGCATCGAGCCCGTCGAAGTCGAGGCCGTGATCGCCGGATTCGACGGCGTGGCGGCCTGCGCGGTTGCCGGACGCGCCCTCGACGGCATCGACCGTTTGGTCGCGTTCGTGGTAATGGAGGGCGGCACCTCGGTCGACATCGACGCGCTGCGCCGTTTCATCCGCGGCCAGTTGCCCGATGGCATGGCACCGTCGGTCTTTTCGACCGTCGCCGCGCTGCCGCTGACGAACAGTGGCAAGCTCGACCGTGCGGCGCTGTCCACAATGGAGGTTGCGCCGGTGTCGGCGTCGGGCGACGGCCGGGAGCCGCGCACGGCCACCGAGCGTATTGTCGCCCAGGTGTGGCGGGAGGTGCTGCGCGCCCCGGACGTTGGCGTCGACGACAGCTTCTTCGATCTCGGTGGCCACTCGCTGCTGCTGACCGGCGTGCTCGCCAAGCTGCGCGAACACTTCCCGCGGGTGCCGCCGGTTCGAGTGTTCTTCGAAGACCCCACGGTGGCGGGACTGGCGCTCGCGATCACCCGGATGATGGCCGACGCGGCGTCTCCCGACCTCATCCAGCGCCTCCTCAAGGAAGCCGCTGGCGAATCTCCACGTGGCTGCGGTGTCTTACGCGAGCGTCCCGCACCGGTGGTCGACGTCACCGACCCGGTCGCGGCGCTGATGAGCGGTGCCGACAGCGCGAACGACAATCCCGGGATCATCACCACGTTCGTCATGCCAACCTGCGACCGGGTCGCCGCTTTTGAGCGTGGCCTGTCGAGCTACATCGCCAACGCGGAGCGCCACCGTCGTAGCGTCGAGTTTGCCGTCTTGGACAACTCCGCCGAAGCGGTTACCCGTGCACGGTACCGCGAACTGCTCTCATCCATGGCCGCGCGCACCGGCCGGACCATCCGGTACGCCGGTTTCGAAGAAAAGCATGCGTGGGCCGAGCGGTTGGCACGCGAGACCGATGTGCCCCGCGAGGTGATTGTCCACGCCCTGCTGGGGCATCGGGATGGAACCTTCAGTAACGGCGGCAACGTCAACTCGTGGCTGCTGGACACCGTCGGCGAAATGGTTATGTCGGCCGACGACGACACCATTTGCGATCTCTTCATGCCGCCCGGTGCGTCGGCGGATGCCGTCGCCGTTCGGCTAGGTGTGCCTGACAGCAATTGGGCGTTCGGTTCCCGCGAGGAGATGTTCGCCGCAATCGAGCCGGTCGACGTCGACCTGTTGGCCGCACAGGAGGCGATGCTCGGGCGGTCGCCAGCGGGATTCGCGGCCGGGCTTCGCGACCGAAACATGCCGATTGAGGTCCAGCGGCTCGACCCGGCTCTGGTCGGCGGCGCGCCCGGTGTGCATGGCCGCGTCGCGGTCACCGTCCCGAGTCTCGTCGGTGACTGTGGCTGGGCCTCGCCCAGCCCGTACCTGCGTCTTGAAGGTGACAGCTTCACCCGGCTGACTCGCGACGAGGCGACGTACCGGCAAGCCTGCACGAGCCGACTGAACCTGCGCTTCGTCGACCGGCCGACGTTCGCTGGCCGGGTGGGCAGCTTTATGAACACCTTCTACGGCCTGGACAACCGCGACATCGCGATGCCGAACCTGCCGTCGGCACGCGGCAACGACACCGTCAGCGGGGCGACGGCAACGGCGTGCATGCCTGGCGCGTACTTCGGACACGTGCCGCTGGCCATTCGACACGAGCCGATGGAGAGGCGCAGATTCTGGCCGGGCGAAGTGGTGCGCAGCGCATCCGGCGTCGACTTCAGCAGTGTCCTCGTCGCGCTGGTGCAGGCATGGGAAGCAGACGACGTCATGCTTACCGACGCGGGTCGGATGCGGGCGCTCGGGCGGCACCTGGGTGACCTCGCGCGGTCGCCGGAGCCGGAGTTCCATGCCGAGGTCGAACGTGTGGTCCGCGCGCGGGCCGAGGCGGAGCTCGCCGAGATGGAAACGCGCCTGGCCGCCGGCGGACCGCGGTTCTGGACGGCCGACCTGGCCTCGTATCTGAGGGTGCGACGGGAGTCGATGGAGCGGCAGGAGTTCACCGTGCCGCTCGACCTGCTCGTCGACCATGGGCTGCAGCGCGCCAGAGAGCTGACGCAAGAGTTCGTAGCGCAGTTCGGCGACCTACTCCGTCACTGGCCCGCCCTGGTCGATGGCGCACGCCGCTTGCGACAGGCAGGCGTGCGGCTCTCGGTCGTGTGCGACGGGGCGGCGTAA
- a CDS encoding TrmH family RNA methyltransferase — translation MHLEITSLSNPRLKQLVALRRRRARERLSVTLVEGYEELVLALDAGVRPKELYFCPEFGRHDQGVVERATASGAEVLRLSRAAFEKVAYRESPDGWLAVVPAVADVLTSLRIAPDSLLLVCEAVEKPGNIGAILRTADAAGVAAVLAADPVIDWGNPNLVRASKGTIFSVPVASGTSDDVLRWLDEHAVRLVATTPGTDTGLTDVDLTGAVAIAVGSEMGGLSAAFLAAAQARVKIPMFGRINSLNVATAAAIAVYEAVRQRSTGAATM, via the coding sequence ATGCACCTCGAGATCACGAGCCTGAGCAACCCTCGGCTGAAGCAGCTGGTGGCGCTGCGCCGCCGCCGGGCGCGGGAACGGCTGTCGGTGACCCTGGTGGAAGGGTACGAGGAGCTTGTTCTGGCGTTGGATGCGGGAGTCCGGCCGAAGGAGCTGTATTTCTGCCCAGAGTTCGGGCGCCATGATCAGGGGGTTGTCGAGCGGGCGACGGCGTCCGGTGCTGAGGTCCTTCGGCTGAGCCGGGCGGCGTTCGAGAAGGTCGCCTACCGGGAGTCCCCGGACGGCTGGTTGGCGGTGGTCCCGGCTGTGGCGGACGTCCTGACGTCGTTGAGGATCGCGCCGGACTCGCTGTTGCTGGTGTGCGAAGCGGTCGAGAAGCCCGGGAACATCGGCGCAATCCTCCGTACCGCGGACGCGGCCGGGGTGGCGGCGGTGCTCGCTGCCGACCCGGTCATCGACTGGGGTAATCCGAATCTCGTTCGGGCCAGCAAGGGCACGATCTTCAGCGTGCCGGTGGCGTCCGGTACCTCCGACGACGTGCTGCGATGGCTGGACGAGCACGCCGTGCGGTTGGTGGCCACTACACCGGGCACCGACACGGGACTGACCGACGTCGACCTGACCGGTGCGGTGGCGATCGCGGTCGGCTCGGAGATGGGGGGCCTCTCTGCCGCCTTCCTTGCGGCCGCCCAGGCTCGCGTCAAGATCCCGATGTTCGGTCGGATCAACTCGCTGAACGTCGCCACGGCCGCTGCCATTGCCGTGTACGAGGCGGTACGACAGCGGTCCACGGGCGCTGCCACGATGTGA